From the genome of Primulina eburnea isolate SZY01 chromosome 12, ASM2296580v1, whole genome shotgun sequence, one region includes:
- the LOC140807559 gene encoding probable inactive receptor-like protein kinase At3g56050 isoform X1 has translation MENSRWLNLFWSLINAMEGLRRSQSYLLAAIPMCFLFLLNSTFCWSLNDEGVALLKFKEKVVTDPYGALSNWRYEKGVETPCSWVGVGCSEGYVVVLNLKDLCLNGTLSPDIGYLIRVKFIILRNNSFSGAIPREIVDLKDLEVLDLSHNNISGQLPCGLGHNLCTGKLLLDNNELLDRTQNEIYEPEKLSKVQAEDRSSTTWILSRNSLLVSCINHCRHSRQMENMNWRKLLHESPKRRLEWFLPFPVPPPPPPEFVIISAPPPPIFSLSPPPIPVLNPVSPPSLLPHDRHVSPPSFYVPAERPSASNRTSREYRHQLLIVTSAIGGSLLLVIFITGILFCSCGKMTPVKPWATGITGQLQRAFVTGVPELKRSELEAACEDFSNVIGSSSVCTMYKGTLSNGVEIAVASIAVASAKEWTSSQEAQFRKKIDTLSKVNHKNFVNLLGYCMEDEPFTRMLVFEYAPNGTLFEHLHIKEAEHLDWAMRLRIAMGVAYCLEHMHQLTPALVHRNLTSSTVYLAEDYAAKLSDFIYQDDGSAIDYEPTTQNNVYIFGVLLFEMITGRLPHSVGGDLLPNWASDSLRVQNLREILDPTLRTYDEEQLQQIGDVIRLCTNPDPRGRPTMKEVCAMLREVTTVGPDEAVPKLSPLWWAELEIVS, from the exons ATGGAAAACAGTCGTTGGCTTAATTTATTTTGGTCTTTAATCAATGCAATGGAAGGGCTTCGGAGATCTCAAAGTTACCTGTTGGCGGCAATACCTATGTGCTTTCTTTTTCTGCTGAACTCAACTTTTTGTTGGTCTCTCAATGATGAAG GTGTGGCCTTGCTGAAGTTTAAAGAGAAAGTGGTGACTGATCCATATGGGGCCTTGTCGAATTGGAGATATGAAAAAGGAGTGGAAACCCCATGTTCTTGGGTTGGAGTTGGGTGTTCAGAAGGATATGTTGTTGTTCT GAACCTGAAAGATCTCTGCTTGAATGGCACTCTATCTCCTGATATTGGGTACCTGATTCGCGTTAAATTCAT AATTCTGCGCAACAATTCTTTTTCGGGTGCCATCCCAAGAGAGATTGtggatttaaaagatttggagGTACTAGACCTGAGTCATAATAACATCAGTGGACAGCTTCCATGCGGTCTTGGCCACAATCTTTGTACAGGAAAACT TTTACTGGACAACAATGAGCTCCTTGACAGAACACAAAATGAGATTTACGAACCTGAAAAGCTATCTAAAGTTCAAGCAGAGGATAGGTCCAGTACCACATGGATATTATCTCGCAATAGTCTCCTTGTCTCATG CATTAATCATTGTAGGCATTCAAGGCAAATGGAGAATATGAACTGGCGAAAATTGTTACATGAGTCTCCTAAACGAAGGCTCGAATGGTTTCTTCCTTTTCCTGTtcctccacctcctccaccaGAATTTGTGATAATCAGTGCACCTCCTCCCCCTATTTTTTCTTTGTCCCCACCTCCAATTCCTGTTCTGAATCCAGTTTCGCCGCCATCCCTGTTGCCTCATGACAGACATGTTTCTCCGCCATCATTCTATGTCCCAGCAGAAAGGCCCAGTGCATCAAACAGAACTTCCAGAGAATATCGCCATCAACTACTTATAGTTACTTCAGCCATTGGAGGGTCTCTATTGCTTGTAATTTTCATCACTGGCATACTGTTTTGCTCTTGTGGGAAAATGACTCCTGTCAAGCCATGGGCTACGGGAATAACTGGACAGCTGCAGAGAGCATTTGTCACcg GGGTTCCGGAGCTCAAAAGATCTGAACTTGAGGCTGCTTGTGAAGATTTTAGCAATGTGATTGGTTCTTCATCGGTTTGTACCATGTATAAAGGTACATTATCGAATGGAGTTGAAATCGCAGTTGCCTCTATTGCAGTGGCATCTGCAAAGGAGTGGACAAGTAGTCAGGAAGCCCAGTTCAGGAAGAAG ATTGACACCCTATCGAAAGTGAATCACAAAAATTTCGTCAACCTTCTTGGATATTGCATGGAAGATGAGCCTTTCACCAGAATGTTGGTGTTTGAATATGCTCCCAATGGAACTCTCTTTGAGCATCTGCACA TAAAAGAAGCTGAACACCTGGACTGGGCGATGCGATTAAGAATCGCAATGGGTGTTGCATACTGTCTTGAGCACATGCACCAATTAACACCGGCATTAGTCCACAGGAACTTGACTTCCTCAACTGTATATTTGGCTGAAGATTATGCTGCTAAACTATCAGATTTCATCTACCAAGACGACGGAAGTGCAATTGACTATGAACCAACTACTCAGAACAATGTTTACATCTTTGGTGTTTTACTATTTGAGATGATAACCGGTAGGCTTCCCCACTCGGTTGGTGGTGATTTGCTTCCAAACTGGGCATCGGATTCTCTTAGAGTGCAAAATTTAAGGGAAATCTTAGACCCCACTTTAAGAACCTATGACGAAGAACAACTTCAGCAGATTGGTGATGTGATCAGATTGTGTACAAACCCGGACCCGAGGGGAAGACCGACGATGAAAGAAGTTTGTGCGATGTTGAGAGAGGTAACGACGGTTGGGCCAGATGAAGCGGTACCGAAATTGTCACCTCTTTGGTGGGCAGAGCTTGAGATCGTCAGCTGA
- the LOC140807559 gene encoding probable inactive receptor-like protein kinase At3g56050 isoform X2: MENSRWLNLFWSLINAMEGLRRSQSYLLAAIPMCFLFLLNSTFCWSLNDEGVALLKFKEKVVTDPYGALSNWRYEKGVETPCSWVGVGCSEGYVVVLNLKDLCLNGTLSPDIGYLIRVKFIILRNNSFSGAIPREIVDLKDLEVLDLSHNNISGQLPCGLGHNLCTGKLLLDNNELLDRTQNEIYEPEKLSKVQAEDRSSTTWILSRNSLLVSWHSRQMENMNWRKLLHESPKRRLEWFLPFPVPPPPPPEFVIISAPPPPIFSLSPPPIPVLNPVSPPSLLPHDRHVSPPSFYVPAERPSASNRTSREYRHQLLIVTSAIGGSLLLVIFITGILFCSCGKMTPVKPWATGITGQLQRAFVTGVPELKRSELEAACEDFSNVIGSSSVCTMYKGTLSNGVEIAVASIAVASAKEWTSSQEAQFRKKIDTLSKVNHKNFVNLLGYCMEDEPFTRMLVFEYAPNGTLFEHLHIKEAEHLDWAMRLRIAMGVAYCLEHMHQLTPALVHRNLTSSTVYLAEDYAAKLSDFIYQDDGSAIDYEPTTQNNVYIFGVLLFEMITGRLPHSVGGDLLPNWASDSLRVQNLREILDPTLRTYDEEQLQQIGDVIRLCTNPDPRGRPTMKEVCAMLREVTTVGPDEAVPKLSPLWWAELEIVS, translated from the exons ATGGAAAACAGTCGTTGGCTTAATTTATTTTGGTCTTTAATCAATGCAATGGAAGGGCTTCGGAGATCTCAAAGTTACCTGTTGGCGGCAATACCTATGTGCTTTCTTTTTCTGCTGAACTCAACTTTTTGTTGGTCTCTCAATGATGAAG GTGTGGCCTTGCTGAAGTTTAAAGAGAAAGTGGTGACTGATCCATATGGGGCCTTGTCGAATTGGAGATATGAAAAAGGAGTGGAAACCCCATGTTCTTGGGTTGGAGTTGGGTGTTCAGAAGGATATGTTGTTGTTCT GAACCTGAAAGATCTCTGCTTGAATGGCACTCTATCTCCTGATATTGGGTACCTGATTCGCGTTAAATTCAT AATTCTGCGCAACAATTCTTTTTCGGGTGCCATCCCAAGAGAGATTGtggatttaaaagatttggagGTACTAGACCTGAGTCATAATAACATCAGTGGACAGCTTCCATGCGGTCTTGGCCACAATCTTTGTACAGGAAAACT TTTACTGGACAACAATGAGCTCCTTGACAGAACACAAAATGAGATTTACGAACCTGAAAAGCTATCTAAAGTTCAAGCAGAGGATAGGTCCAGTACCACATGGATATTATCTCGCAATAGTCTCCTTGTCTCATG GCATTCAAGGCAAATGGAGAATATGAACTGGCGAAAATTGTTACATGAGTCTCCTAAACGAAGGCTCGAATGGTTTCTTCCTTTTCCTGTtcctccacctcctccaccaGAATTTGTGATAATCAGTGCACCTCCTCCCCCTATTTTTTCTTTGTCCCCACCTCCAATTCCTGTTCTGAATCCAGTTTCGCCGCCATCCCTGTTGCCTCATGACAGACATGTTTCTCCGCCATCATTCTATGTCCCAGCAGAAAGGCCCAGTGCATCAAACAGAACTTCCAGAGAATATCGCCATCAACTACTTATAGTTACTTCAGCCATTGGAGGGTCTCTATTGCTTGTAATTTTCATCACTGGCATACTGTTTTGCTCTTGTGGGAAAATGACTCCTGTCAAGCCATGGGCTACGGGAATAACTGGACAGCTGCAGAGAGCATTTGTCACcg GGGTTCCGGAGCTCAAAAGATCTGAACTTGAGGCTGCTTGTGAAGATTTTAGCAATGTGATTGGTTCTTCATCGGTTTGTACCATGTATAAAGGTACATTATCGAATGGAGTTGAAATCGCAGTTGCCTCTATTGCAGTGGCATCTGCAAAGGAGTGGACAAGTAGTCAGGAAGCCCAGTTCAGGAAGAAG ATTGACACCCTATCGAAAGTGAATCACAAAAATTTCGTCAACCTTCTTGGATATTGCATGGAAGATGAGCCTTTCACCAGAATGTTGGTGTTTGAATATGCTCCCAATGGAACTCTCTTTGAGCATCTGCACA TAAAAGAAGCTGAACACCTGGACTGGGCGATGCGATTAAGAATCGCAATGGGTGTTGCATACTGTCTTGAGCACATGCACCAATTAACACCGGCATTAGTCCACAGGAACTTGACTTCCTCAACTGTATATTTGGCTGAAGATTATGCTGCTAAACTATCAGATTTCATCTACCAAGACGACGGAAGTGCAATTGACTATGAACCAACTACTCAGAACAATGTTTACATCTTTGGTGTTTTACTATTTGAGATGATAACCGGTAGGCTTCCCCACTCGGTTGGTGGTGATTTGCTTCCAAACTGGGCATCGGATTCTCTTAGAGTGCAAAATTTAAGGGAAATCTTAGACCCCACTTTAAGAACCTATGACGAAGAACAACTTCAGCAGATTGGTGATGTGATCAGATTGTGTACAAACCCGGACCCGAGGGGAAGACCGACGATGAAAGAAGTTTGTGCGATGTTGAGAGAGGTAACGACGGTTGGGCCAGATGAAGCGGTACCGAAATTGTCACCTCTTTGGTGGGCAGAGCTTGAGATCGTCAGCTGA
- the LOC140808390 gene encoding non-classical arabinogalactan protein 30, with product MASVHFLTAFPFLILSLALASTAVATAPLPPKRVEKPVDVVVEGTVFCQSCSDYGTWNLNKAKPIESAIVSVICKDHRNRVSFYKAFQTGKNGYFYAVLKGFRMSRSFLDHPLHACKVRLVSSPVPSCNLLTNVNYGLYGAPLRYENKRLVGRNYQAVLYAAGPLAFRPGKCVPKAEP from the coding sequence ATGGCAAGCGTCCATTTTCTTACAGCCTTCCCTTTTCTCATTCTCTCATTGGCTCTCGCATCAACCGCCGTCGCAACAGCCCCGTTGCCGCCCAAACGGGTCGAGAAACCGGTGGATGTGGTGGTGGAAGGCACGGTCTTTTGCCAGTCCTGCAGCGACTACGGAACGTGGAACCTCAACAAGGCCAAGCCCATCGAATCAGCCATAGTCAGCGTCATCTGCAAAGATCATAGGAACCGAGTAAGCTTCTACAAGGCGTTTCAGACCGGTAAAAACGGCTACTTCTACGCGGTGCTCAAAGGGTTCCGAATGAGCCGCTCTTTCTTGGATCATCCTTTGCATGCCTGCAAGGTGAGACTGGTGTCTTCGCCTGTTCCGAGCTGCAACCTTCTCACAAATGTGAACTATGGACTTTATGGCGCGCCCCTACGTTACGAGAATAAGAGATTGGTTGGGAGGAACTACCAGGCCGTGTTATACGCCGCGGGTCCGTTGGCGTTCCGCCCCGGTAAATGTGTTCCTAAGGCAGAACCTTGA